Proteins encoded in a region of the Bacillus sp. T3 genome:
- a CDS encoding site-2 protease family protein, whose protein sequence is MEEGVESLDQLARFLQYRLEEFPYVIVTLIIAFSVHEFAHALVAYKFGDSTAKNQGRLTLNPLKHLDPVGTILIFFAGFGWARPVPVNRFFFKNPRLAGILVSVAGPLSNLLLAVLAYLAWYSMLAFGIAENMQLGLMDFFNIFIQLNMVLFVFNLLPFPPLDGYRIIEDVVPNHIRPRLTQYESYGVLIFLILVVTPLYQYTIYPIMNIVIPFFANGLNDFFSGLFS, encoded by the coding sequence AGGAATTTCCCTATGTTATCGTTACACTAATCATCGCTTTTTCCGTGCATGAATTTGCGCATGCGCTTGTTGCTTATAAATTTGGTGATTCAACTGCGAAAAATCAGGGGAGATTAACGCTGAATCCTCTCAAGCATTTAGATCCGGTTGGCACGATTCTTATTTTTTTCGCAGGGTTCGGCTGGGCTCGACCCGTTCCCGTGAATCGCTTTTTCTTTAAAAACCCGCGTTTAGCAGGAATATTGGTTTCCGTTGCGGGTCCGCTCAGTAATTTGCTGCTTGCTGTTTTGGCTTATTTGGCTTGGTACAGCATGCTCGCATTTGGTATAGCTGAGAATATGCAACTGGGTCTCATGGATTTCTTTAATATTTTTATTCAATTAAACATGGTCTTGTTTGTATTCAATCTGCTGCCGTTTCCGCCTTTGGATGGTTACCGAATTATCGAGGATGTCGTTCCGAACCATATTCGTCCTCGCTTAACACAATATGAATCATACGGGGTGCTTATTTTTTTAATCCTGGTGGTAACACCGCTTTACCAATATACGATTTACCCAATCATGAACATTGTGATCCCGTTTTTCGCAAACGGATTAAATGACTTCTTTTCAGGATTGTTTTCATAG
- a CDS encoding YwhD family protein encodes MEEKKKKPIGFNIIKNDPTEGHGGYGAGTLSLDNISPVIIDVDAGEAQVDVGAMHARSVVEKGIKFLPNKDEVPNGKPYWLVWVTIDRKQEGPYYAGVTACEMTVDRTIRRGYKSLPEHVNRMDKSLKRHIIVDHMDAKSKEILATFLQNHNQAMWENSSQQLKDGLAK; translated from the coding sequence ATGGAAGAAAAGAAAAAGAAGCCAATCGGCTTTAATATTATTAAAAACGATCCAACCGAAGGACATGGTGGTTATGGCGCGGGCACGCTCAGCCTTGATAATATTTCGCCTGTCATCATCGATGTTGACGCTGGTGAAGCTCAGGTCGATGTCGGCGCGATGCATGCTCGCAGTGTCGTTGAAAAGGGAATTAAATTCCTACCGAATAAGGATGAGGTGCCAAATGGCAAGCCGTATTGGCTCGTTTGGGTCACGATTGACCGCAAACAGGAAGGACCGTATTATGCAGGTGTAACAGCATGTGAAATGACAGTGGACCGCACAATTCGCCGCGGCTATAAATCATTGCCGGAGCATGTGAATCGTATGGATAAGTCATTAAAGCGCCATATCATCGTCGATCACATGGATGCCAAATCAAAGGAAATACTAGCAACATTTTTGCAAAATCATAATCAAGCAATGTGGGAAAACTCTTCCCAGCAACTAAAAGATGGTCTGGCTAAATAA
- the speE gene encoding spermidine synthase — protein sequence MGLWFTEKQTENFGITMKVERTLHTEQTEFQKLEMVETAEWGNMLLLDGMVMTSVRDEFVYHEMVAHVPLFTHPNPENLLVVGGGDGGVIREVLKHPSVKKATLVDIDGKVIQYSKKYLPEIAGMLDDPRVNVQVGDGFMHIAESEDAYDVIMVDSTEPVGPAVNLFTKGFYAGIAKALKEDGLFVAQSDNPWFKADLIRNVQKDVREIFPITRLYIANIPTYPSGMWAFTVGSKKHDPLAVSDDRFHEIETKYYTKELHKAAFVLPKFVGDLIQ from the coding sequence TTGGGTCTTTGGTTTACGGAAAAGCAAACAGAAAACTTTGGGATTACCATGAAAGTGGAACGTACTTTACATACAGAACAAACAGAATTTCAAAAGCTTGAAATGGTCGAAACAGCTGAATGGGGTAATATGCTTTTACTAGATGGAATGGTGATGACCTCCGTTCGAGATGAGTTTGTTTACCATGAAATGGTGGCACACGTGCCATTATTTACGCACCCAAATCCAGAGAACTTATTAGTTGTCGGCGGTGGAGATGGGGGAGTAATCCGTGAAGTCCTAAAACACCCTAGTGTAAAGAAAGCAACGCTAGTAGATATCGATGGTAAAGTCATACAGTATTCAAAAAAATACTTACCTGAAATTGCCGGAATGCTCGATGACCCACGAGTGAATGTTCAGGTCGGCGATGGCTTTATGCATATCGCAGAAAGTGAAGACGCTTATGATGTCATTATGGTGGATTCTACTGAGCCTGTTGGTCCGGCCGTAAATCTATTTACGAAAGGCTTCTATGCTGGAATTGCAAAAGCTCTTAAAGAAGACGGTCTGTTTGTTGCCCAATCCGATAATCCGTGGTTTAAAGCTGACCTAATTCGCAACGTGCAAAAGGACGTTCGCGAAATTTTCCCGATTACCCGTTTATACATTGCCAACATCCCAACCTACCCAAGCGGGATGTGGGCGTTCACAGTCGGTTCAAAGAAGCACGATCCGCTTGCTGTAAGCGATGATCGCTTCCACGAAATCGAAACAAAATACTATACAAAAGAACTTCACAAAGCCGCCTTCGTCCTACCAAAATTCGTCGGCGATTTAATACAGTAA
- the speB gene encoding agmatinase, whose product MRFDEAYSGNVFIKSHPNFEESQAVLYGMPMDWTVSYRPGSRFGPTRIREVSPGLEEYSPYLDRELEDVKYFDAGDIPLPFGNPQRSIDMIEEFVDQILAADKFPLGMGGEHLVSWPAFKAMYKKYPDLAIIHMDAHTDLRESYEGEPLSHSTPIRKAAELIGPRNVYSFGIRSGMKEEFEWAKQVGMHISKFDVLQPLKEILPQLAGRPVYVTIDIDVLDPAHAPGTGTVDAGGITSRELLASIHEIANSDVRVVGADLVEVAPIYDHSEQTANTASKLIREMILGWVK is encoded by the coding sequence ATGCGTTTTGATGAAGCTTATTCTGGTAACGTTTTTATTAAGAGCCATCCGAACTTTGAAGAAAGCCAGGCAGTATTATACGGAATGCCGATGGATTGGACCGTAAGCTATCGCCCCGGTTCGCGTTTCGGCCCAACAAGAATCCGCGAGGTATCGCCAGGTCTAGAAGAATACAGCCCGTATTTAGATCGCGAGCTTGAGGATGTTAAATACTTCGATGCAGGTGACATTCCCCTGCCATTCGGAAATCCACAGCGCAGTATCGATATGATTGAAGAGTTTGTGGATCAAATTCTTGCTGCTGATAAGTTCCCACTAGGCATGGGCGGTGAGCACCTCGTTAGCTGGCCGGCCTTTAAGGCTATGTACAAAAAATATCCTGATCTTGCTATTATTCATATGGATGCACATACAGATCTGCGTGAGAGTTATGAAGGCGAACCGCTTTCTCACTCCACACCAATTCGCAAAGCGGCTGAACTCATCGGTCCACGCAATGTCTATTCATTCGGTATTCGTTCCGGTATGAAGGAAGAGTTTGAATGGGCGAAGCAGGTGGGTATGCATATTTCAAAATTTGATGTACTTCAGCCATTGAAGGAAATTTTGCCTCAGCTAGCAGGTCGTCCGGTCTACGTAACAATTGATATCGATGTTCTAGATCCAGCTCATGCACCAGGTACGGGAACAGTCGACGCAGGCGGAATTACGTCGCGTGAGCTGCTCGCTTCAATTCATGAAATTGCTAATTCAGATGTTCGTGTGGTCGGCGCCGATTTAGTTGAAGTTGCACCAATCTACGACCATTCGGAGCAAACTGCGAACACTGCAAGCAAGTTAATCCGCGAAATGATTTTAGGCTGGGTAAAATAA
- a CDS encoding phospholipase D-like domain-containing protein, which produces MYIVLIGFALLFILIILLYIDYILGRKKHVATSTRKEFPLRNCELRLFIHGTELFEDLFQEIKKATKHIHVLFYIARNDDFSKKFYSLLEQKAREGVEVRLLLDWVGSHKLSKQIIAELEAANVQFAFAHVPKFPYLFYKANVRNHRKITVIDGVTGYLGGFNVGKEYVDQDPKLSPWRDYHMRLRGDIVHDLQTQFIADWQKATKSEIKVLSRNDYFPYYRAGRSTGLVSQMQAGMLATEFGEDFAFNDIETTSESGTNHQNHMSSPEKHDRRPTKIQAVASEGIHMEDLLSHRIHQAKKSIFIGTPYFIPSKRLLFDLLVAAKRGVHIKILVPQMADHILVQEASYYYFRQLLKAGVEVYQFLNGFYHAKALLFDDEIFDIGTTNFDQRSIFLNYEINCFITDPTSIAEIKSVIDKDLDKSKRLQLADLENVSMMTKVKEWVAKPIARFL; this is translated from the coding sequence GTGTATATTGTCTTAATCGGATTCGCGCTTTTATTCATTCTAATCATCTTGCTCTATATTGATTATATTCTTGGGCGCAAAAAACATGTCGCTACAAGCACAAGAAAAGAATTTCCGCTTCGAAATTGTGAGCTTCGCCTGTTCATTCATGGAACAGAGTTGTTTGAGGATCTATTCCAAGAAATTAAAAAGGCGACCAAGCATATTCATGTTTTATTTTATATTGCGAGAAATGATGATTTTAGCAAGAAATTTTATTCATTATTGGAGCAAAAGGCACGGGAGGGGGTTGAGGTACGTCTGCTGCTGGATTGGGTCGGTAGTCATAAGCTTTCAAAGCAGATTATTGCCGAGCTCGAGGCCGCCAATGTTCAATTCGCCTTTGCGCATGTGCCTAAATTCCCTTATTTATTTTACAAGGCGAATGTTCGTAATCACCGCAAAATCACAGTAATTGATGGGGTCACTGGCTATCTCGGTGGCTTTAATGTGGGCAAGGAATATGTCGACCAGGATCCAAAGCTATCACCATGGCGCGATTACCATATGCGCCTGCGCGGCGATATCGTCCATGACCTACAAACTCAATTTATTGCCGATTGGCAAAAGGCGACAAAATCTGAAATCAAAGTGCTTTCGCGGAATGATTATTTTCCTTATTATCGTGCTGGGAGAAGTACTGGGCTTGTGTCTCAAATGCAAGCTGGAATGCTTGCAACCGAGTTCGGGGAGGATTTTGCATTTAATGATATCGAGACTACCAGCGAAAGTGGCACTAATCATCAGAATCATATGAGTTCACCAGAAAAGCATGATCGCAGACCCACGAAAATTCAAGCTGTCGCCTCAGAGGGCATCCATATGGAGGACCTTTTATCACACCGAATTCACCAGGCAAAAAAGTCGATATTCATCGGTACGCCTTATTTTATTCCGAGTAAACGCCTGCTTTTTGACTTATTGGTGGCAGCGAAACGAGGGGTTCACATAAAGATTCTTGTTCCGCAAATGGCGGATCATATTCTTGTCCAGGAAGCATCTTATTATTATTTTCGACAGTTGCTTAAGGCTGGCGTTGAGGTTTATCAATTTTTGAATGGCTTTTATCACGCAAAAGCATTACTGTTTGATGACGAAATTTTTGATATTGGAACGACTAATTTTGACCAGCGTAGCATCTTCTTGAATTATGAAATTAATTGTTTTATTACTGACCCGACCTCGATTGCAGAGATTAAATCGGTCATTGATAAGGATTTAGATAAGTCTAAAAGGCTGCAATTAGCAGACCTGGAGAACGTTAGTATGATGACAAAGGTAAAAGAATGGGTAGCAAAGCCGATTGCCAGGTTTTTATAG
- a CDS encoding heterodisulfide reductase-related iron-sulfur binding cluster — translation MNGLLWANLIAFLAVTAYAISLFVYVVKTRITYIKLGKKVEFDNNIKERLNKIWVNVFGQTKLMKDKKSGIMHIMFFYGFLLVQLGAIDFIWKGIKPGAHLPLGPLYPAFNFFQEIVTLVILVAVVWAFYRRYIEKLVRLKRGFKNGLVLIFIGGLMLSVLLGNGMGMIWHGHEASWSEPIASSIATIFSGISETVAIVVFYVAWWIHLLFLLTFLVYVPQGKHMHLIAGPANVYLNRLDKPGKLKKINFEDESQESFGVGKIEDFTQLQLVDLYACVECGRCTNMCPATGTGKMLSPMDLILKLRDHLTNHGAAVTSKQPWVPSFAFANTKGNQLALASLSQGAEEAAATLAYSPSLIGEVITEEEIWACTTCRNCEDQCPVMNEHVEKIIDLRRYLTLTEGKLDADAQRAMTNIERQGNPWGLNRKEREKWRDVREDVTIPTVKEMKKAGEEFEYLFWVGAMGSYDNRSQKIALSFAKLLNEAGVKFAILGSKEKNSGDTPRRLGNEFLFQELAQNNIDEFEKNEVKKIVTIDPHAYNIFKNEYPDFGLQAEVFHHTEVLAELVKEGRLVPKFDVNETITFHDSCYLGRYNEVYDPPREILKAIPGVKLVEMERNRETGMCCGAGGGLMWMEEETGHRINVARTEQALAVNPSVISSGCPYCLTMLSDGTKAIEVEENVKTYDVAELLEKAICGDQKELVS, via the coding sequence ATGAACGGGTTGTTGTGGGCTAATTTAATTGCGTTTTTAGCAGTAACTGCATACGCAATTAGCTTATTTGTATACGTAGTGAAAACGCGAATCACGTATATAAAGCTCGGTAAAAAAGTAGAGTTTGATAACAACATCAAAGAACGACTAAACAAAATTTGGGTAAACGTCTTTGGACAGACGAAACTAATGAAGGATAAAAAAAGCGGAATTATGCATATTATGTTTTTTTATGGTTTCCTTCTTGTCCAACTAGGAGCGATTGATTTTATATGGAAGGGAATTAAACCAGGTGCACACTTGCCGCTTGGGCCATTATATCCCGCTTTTAACTTTTTTCAAGAAATCGTAACGCTTGTTATTTTAGTAGCAGTTGTCTGGGCGTTTTACCGCCGCTATATCGAAAAGCTTGTGCGCTTAAAGCGTGGTTTTAAAAATGGACTTGTCTTAATTTTTATCGGTGGCTTAATGCTATCAGTATTACTTGGGAATGGGATGGGCATGATTTGGCATGGACATGAAGCATCTTGGTCTGAACCGATTGCTTCATCGATTGCAACGATCTTCTCTGGTATCAGTGAAACCGTTGCCATTGTTGTGTTCTATGTAGCTTGGTGGATTCACTTGTTGTTCCTACTAACTTTCTTAGTTTATGTACCGCAGGGAAAACACATGCACTTGATTGCTGGACCTGCCAATGTTTATTTAAACCGTCTCGATAAGCCGGGTAAATTAAAGAAAATTAACTTTGAAGATGAATCACAAGAATCCTTCGGGGTTGGAAAAATTGAAGATTTTACACAGCTCCAGCTTGTCGACTTATATGCCTGTGTCGAATGCGGACGTTGTACCAATATGTGTCCGGCAACTGGAACAGGAAAAATGCTGTCGCCAATGGATTTAATTTTAAAATTACGCGACCACTTAACGAATCACGGTGCGGCTGTCACTTCGAAACAGCCATGGGTCCCATCATTTGCCTTCGCAAACACAAAGGGGAACCAATTAGCATTAGCGTCCTTAAGCCAAGGTGCGGAGGAAGCGGCAGCAACTCTTGCCTATTCACCAAGCTTGATTGGCGAAGTGATTACAGAGGAAGAAATTTGGGCATGTACAACTTGCCGTAACTGTGAAGACCAATGTCCAGTTATGAACGAGCATGTTGAAAAAATAATTGACCTTCGTCGCTATTTAACACTAACAGAAGGAAAACTAGACGCCGATGCACAACGAGCGATGACCAATATCGAGCGCCAAGGAAACCCTTGGGGATTAAACCGGAAAGAACGCGAAAAATGGCGCGATGTCCGTGAGGATGTCACTATTCCAACTGTTAAAGAAATGAAAAAAGCGGGCGAAGAATTTGAGTACCTGTTCTGGGTTGGCGCAATGGGCTCATACGATAACCGCAGCCAAAAAATTGCCCTTTCGTTCGCGAAGCTATTGAACGAAGCAGGCGTGAAATTTGCGATTTTAGGAAGCAAGGAAAAGAACTCTGGCGATACACCACGTCGTCTCGGAAATGAATTCCTATTCCAAGAATTAGCACAAAACAATATTGATGAGTTTGAAAAGAACGAAGTGAAGAAAATCGTAACGATTGATCCGCATGCCTATAATATTTTCAAAAACGAATATCCTGATTTCGGCTTACAAGCAGAGGTATTCCACCATACTGAAGTGCTTGCAGAGCTTGTCAAAGAAGGAAGACTCGTTCCGAAATTTGACGTGAACGAGACGATTACGTTCCACGATTCCTGTTACTTAGGGCGCTACAATGAGGTTTACGATCCGCCACGCGAAATTCTTAAAGCGATTCCTGGTGTGAAGCTTGTGGAAATGGAACGTAACCGCGAAACGGGAATGTGCTGTGGAGCAGGCGGCGGCTTAATGTGGATGGAGGAAGAAACCGGCCACCGCATCAATGTTGCCAGAACTGAGCAAGCATTAGCTGTCAATCCGTCCGTTATCAGCTCAGGTTGCCCTTATTGCCTAACCATGCTATCTGACGGAACAAAAGCAATAGAAGTAGAAGAAAATGTAAAAACGTATGACGTCGCCGAGCTCCTTGAAAAAGCTATCTGTGGTGACCAAAAGGAACTTGTTTCGTAA
- a CDS encoding 3-hydroxybutyryl-CoA dehydrogenase: MNVQTIMVIGAGQMGSGIAQVCAQAGYKVLLNDIKQEFVERGLGGINKNLSRNVEKNRITAETRDSILANITPSTSLQDAEACDLVIEAAVENMEIKAKIFAELDKITPAHTILASNTSSLPITEIAAATSRPDKVIGMHFMNPVPVMRLVEIIRGLATADEVYQTIEDITKNLEKVPVEVNDAPGFISNRILLPMINEAIYALHEGVATVEAIDEVMKLGMNHPMGPLTLADFIGLDTCLYIMETLHEGFGDDKYRPCPLLRKYVKAGWLGKKSGRGFYVYE, from the coding sequence ATGAACGTTCAAACAATTATGGTTATTGGGGCAGGACAAATGGGCTCGGGGATTGCTCAAGTTTGTGCCCAAGCAGGCTACAAAGTACTTCTAAATGATATTAAACAAGAATTTGTTGAGCGCGGTCTTGGCGGAATCAACAAAAACCTTTCACGTAATGTCGAGAAAAATCGCATCACAGCTGAAACTCGTGATTCAATTCTTGCGAATATTACACCATCAACAAGCCTGCAGGATGCTGAAGCTTGTGATCTTGTAATCGAAGCAGCGGTTGAGAACATGGAAATCAAAGCAAAAATCTTCGCTGAGTTGGATAAAATTACTCCAGCCCATACGATTTTAGCAAGTAACACATCTTCACTTCCAATTACGGAAATTGCAGCAGCAACATCAAGACCAGACAAAGTAATCGGCATGCACTTCATGAATCCAGTTCCAGTCATGAGGCTCGTTGAAATCATTCGCGGCCTAGCAACTGCTGATGAAGTGTATCAAACGATTGAAGATATTACGAAAAATCTAGAAAAAGTTCCGGTTGAAGTAAATGATGCACCTGGATTCATTTCAAACCGTATCCTTTTACCAATGATCAATGAAGCAATCTATGCACTTCATGAAGGCGTAGCGACAGTTGAAGCGATTGACGAAGTAATGAAGCTCGGAATGAACCATCCGATGGGACCGCTTACACTGGCTGATTTTATCGGCTTAGACACTTGTCTATACATTATGGAAACGCTACATGAAGGCTTTGGCGACGATAAATATCGCCCATGCCCACTTCTTCGTAAATATGTGAAAGCTGGCTGGCTTGGAAAGAAATCGGGCCGCGGTTTCTACGTATATGAGTAA
- a CDS encoding acyl-CoA dehydrogenase translates to MNLRFTDEQEMMRSMVRDFAKSEVAPFIEKMEQGHFPREILTKMGELGLMGIPVPENYGGAEMDFVSYIIAINELSKVSATIGVILSVHTSVCTNPILYFGIEAQKQKYVPKLASGEYIGAFCLTEPQAGSDASNIKTRAVKDGDEYIIDGSKIFITNGGEAQVYIVFAVTDPAAGTKGISAFIVEKNTPGFIVGKDEKKMGLHGSRTVQLTFESMRVPASNLLGQLGEGFKIAMANLDVGRIGIAAQSLGIAEAALEAATEYAKTRYQFGKPIAAQQGIGFKLADMATAVEAAKLLVYRAADLRSKGQNCSMEASMAKLFASRAAVEVATDAIQVFGGYGYTEDYPVERYFRDAKITEIYEGTSEIQRIVINKHLTK, encoded by the coding sequence ATGAACCTCAGGTTTACTGACGAGCAAGAAATGATGCGCAGCATGGTTCGTGATTTTGCCAAGAGTGAAGTAGCCCCATTCATTGAAAAAATGGAGCAAGGTCATTTTCCACGAGAAATATTAACGAAAATGGGAGAACTCGGCTTAATGGGGATTCCTGTTCCAGAAAACTATGGCGGTGCGGAAATGGACTTTGTTTCGTACATTATTGCCATAAATGAATTATCAAAAGTAAGCGCTACGATAGGAGTCATTCTATCTGTTCATACATCAGTTTGCACGAATCCAATCCTTTATTTTGGCATAGAAGCGCAAAAGCAAAAATATGTCCCTAAGCTAGCTTCAGGGGAATATATTGGCGCGTTTTGCTTGACGGAGCCACAGGCTGGATCGGACGCAAGCAATATTAAAACAAGAGCAGTTAAAGACGGAGACGAATACATCATCGACGGTTCCAAGATTTTCATCACCAATGGTGGCGAAGCGCAAGTTTACATCGTCTTTGCGGTCACCGACCCAGCTGCTGGTACGAAGGGCATCAGTGCTTTTATCGTCGAGAAAAATACACCGGGCTTTATTGTCGGCAAGGATGAAAAGAAAATGGGTCTGCACGGCTCAAGAACGGTCCAGCTGACATTTGAAAGCATGAGAGTTCCAGCTAGCAACTTGCTTGGTCAACTAGGCGAAGGCTTTAAGATTGCGATGGCTAATCTAGATGTCGGGCGAATTGGCATTGCAGCTCAAAGCTTAGGAATCGCCGAAGCCGCGTTAGAAGCGGCAACAGAATACGCAAAAACTCGTTATCAGTTCGGTAAGCCTATTGCCGCCCAGCAAGGGATCGGTTTTAAGCTCGCGGACATGGCCACCGCTGTTGAAGCAGCCAAACTATTAGTCTATCGCGCAGCCGATTTGCGGTCTAAAGGGCAAAATTGTTCGATGGAGGCATCAATGGCAAAGCTATTCGCTTCCAGAGCAGCAGTTGAAGTAGCAACAGATGCGATCCAAGTATTTGGAGGCTATGGTTATACCGAGGACTACCCAGTCGAGCGCTATTTCCGTGACGCAAAAATTACGGAAATTTATGAGGGCACGAGCGAAATCCAACGCATTGTCATCAACAAGCATTTAACAAAGTAA
- a CDS encoding acyl-CoA dehydrogenase codes for MNFKLTEEHEMIRKMVRDFARNEVAPSAAERDENERFDREIFDKMAELGLTGIPWPEEYGGIGSDYLAYCIAVEELSRVCASTGVTLSAHTSLAGWPIFKFGNEEQKQKYLRPMAEGRSIGGYGLTEAGSGSDAGGMRTTARREGDHYVLNGAKIFITNGGVADIYVVFALTDPENKQKGTSAFIVESSFEGFSVGKKEKKLGIRSSPTTEIIFEECRVPVENLLGQEGEGFKIAMMTLDGGRNGIAAQAVGIAQGALDAAVDYAKERVQFGKPIALQQGIGFKLADMATSVEASRLLTYQAAWLESEGLPYGKESAMSKLFAGDTAMKVTTDAVQIFGGYGYTKDYPVERFMRDAKITQIYEGTQEIQRLVISRMVTK; via the coding sequence ATGAATTTCAAATTAACTGAAGAACACGAAATGATTCGCAAAATGGTACGGGATTTTGCTCGAAATGAGGTTGCACCAAGCGCAGCTGAGCGCGATGAAAACGAGCGCTTTGACCGTGAGATTTTTGACAAAATGGCAGAGCTAGGCTTAACAGGGATTCCTTGGCCAGAAGAGTACGGCGGAATTGGCAGTGACTACTTAGCTTATTGTATCGCAGTAGAAGAGCTTTCTCGCGTATGTGCCTCTACAGGTGTTACGTTATCCGCTCATACTTCACTTGCAGGCTGGCCGATTTTTAAATTTGGTAACGAAGAACAAAAGCAAAAATATTTACGCCCAATGGCAGAAGGAAGAAGCATTGGTGGCTACGGCTTAACTGAAGCAGGCAGCGGTTCCGATGCTGGTGGGATGAGAACGACTGCTCGTCGTGAAGGGGACCACTACGTATTAAACGGTGCAAAAATCTTTATCACAAACGGCGGCGTTGCTGATATTTATGTAGTTTTTGCTTTAACTGATCCAGAAAACAAGCAAAAAGGAACAAGTGCATTTATCGTTGAAAGCAGCTTTGAAGGCTTCTCTGTAGGTAAGAAGGAAAAGAAATTAGGGATTCGTTCATCGCCTACAACTGAAATCATTTTCGAAGAGTGCCGCGTTCCAGTTGAAAACTTACTAGGTCAAGAAGGAGAAGGCTTCAAAATCGCGATGATGACACTTGATGGCGGCCGTAACGGAATTGCTGCTCAAGCTGTTGGAATCGCTCAAGGTGCACTCGATGCAGCGGTTGACTATGCAAAAGAGCGCGTCCAATTCGGTAAACCAATCGCACTTCAACAAGGGATTGGCTTTAAGCTAGCAGACATGGCAACAAGCGTTGAAGCTTCACGTCTATTAACTTACCAGGCTGCATGGTTAGAGTCAGAAGGCCTTCCATACGGTAAAGAATCTGCGATGTCGAAGCTATTTGCAGGCGACACAGCGATGAAGGTAACGACGGATGCGGTTCAAATTTTCGGCGGCTATGGCTATACGAAGGATTACCCAGTGGAACGCTTCATGCGCGATGCAAAAATCACACAAATTTACGAAGGAACACAAGAAATTCAACGATTAGTTATTTCCCGGATGGTTACAAAATAA
- a CDS encoding TetR/AcrR family transcriptional regulator has protein sequence MKKREVHASVKDERLVKIRRNQMIKSAIALFKQKGFHRTTTREIAREAGFSIGTLYEYIRSKEDILYLVCDSIYDEVQDQLAQDLASHQGTLESLRHGIENFFRIMDNVQEEVLVMYQEAKSLSKDALPYVLKKEIGMVSMLEDVIQLVVDKGELDMTPNEVNLLAHNIVVQGQMWGFRRWSIQKQYNLEDYIKMQTDWIFEGLKGYMIKQPEGRK, from the coding sequence ATGAAAAAGAGAGAAGTGCATGCATCCGTGAAGGATGAACGTCTTGTAAAAATAAGACGAAACCAGATGATCAAAAGCGCTATTGCTCTATTTAAACAAAAAGGGTTCCATCGCACCACTACAAGAGAGATTGCTAGGGAAGCTGGCTTCAGTATTGGAACCCTTTATGAATATATCAGGTCAAAAGAGGATATTTTGTATCTCGTTTGTGACAGCATTTATGATGAGGTGCAGGATCAGCTCGCGCAGGACTTAGCCTCACACCAGGGGACGCTTGAAAGCCTGCGCCACGGGATTGAAAATTTCTTTCGGATCATGGATAACGTCCAGGAGGAAGTTCTTGTCATGTACCAGGAAGCAAAATCACTCTCGAAGGATGCCCTCCCTTATGTACTAAAAAAGGAAATCGGGATGGTTTCGATGCTTGAGGATGTGATTCAGCTTGTCGTCGACAAAGGCGAACTGGATATGACGCCAAACGAAGTCAATCTGTTGGCTCATAATATCGTGGTCCAAGGCCAGATGTGGGGATTCCGCCGCTGGTCAATCCAAAAACAATATAATCTTGAAGATTATATTAAAATGCAAACGGATTGGATTTTTGAAGGATTAAAGGGATATATGATTAAACAACCGGAAGGGAGAAAATGA
- the rpoE gene encoding DNA-directed RNA polymerase subunit delta: protein MSLEQYSKEQLQEMSFIEIAYEFLSGKKQAVAFPEIIDEIKKTLNITDEEVKQRIAQFYTDLNIDGRFLALGDNRWGIRTWYPVDQVEEEIVTPVKPKKKKAKKVVEDDDFEDFDEIEEDDDLGFDDVDELDDDILDEDDDDFDDDLDDDDDDLLEDDAELEEIDLDDDADLDEDDDLDEDLDDEDEK from the coding sequence TTGAGTCTTGAACAATACTCAAAAGAGCAATTGCAAGAAATGTCTTTTATCGAAATAGCGTACGAATTTTTATCTGGAAAGAAACAAGCAGTTGCGTTTCCAGAGATCATTGATGAAATTAAGAAAACATTGAACATTACTGATGAAGAAGTAAAGCAGCGTATCGCTCAATTTTATACAGATTTGAACATAGATGGCCGCTTTTTAGCATTAGGCGACAATCGTTGGGGGATACGCACGTGGTATCCAGTTGACCAGGTTGAAGAAGAAATTGTGACACCTGTGAAACCGAAGAAGAAGAAGGCGAAGAAAGTTGTCGAAGATGATGACTTCGAAGACTTTGATGAAATCGAAGAAGACGACGATCTTGGTTTCGATGATGTCGATGAGCTTGATGACGATATTCTCGACGAAGACGATGATGACTTTGATGACGACTTAGATGATGACGATGATGATCTTCTCGAAGATGACGCTGAGCTAGAAGAAATCGACCTAGACGATGATGCAGATCTTGACGAAGATGATGATCTTGATGAAGATTTAGACGACGAAGACGAAAAATAA